CCGTGACGGCGGAGGAGGCCCTGGCCGCCTTCCCCAAGCCGACGCTGGCGGCCGTCCGCGGGTTCTGCGTCGGCGGCGGGAGCCAGCTGGCGGCGGCCTGCGACCTGCGCTTCGCGGAGGAGGGTGCCTCCTTCGGGGTGACCCCGGCGAAGCTGGGCATCGTCTACCCGGCCTCCTCCACCCGGAGGCTGGCCTCCCTGGTCGGCCCGGCCTGGGCCAAGTACCTCCTCTTCTCGGCGGAGTTGATCGGCGCGGACCAGGCGCTGCGCGCCGGGTTCCTGAACGAGCTGCTGCCGGCCGGGCAGCTGGACAAGAGGGTCGCCGAGTTCACCCGGATCCTCGCCTCGCGCTCGCAGCTGACGCAGGCTGCGGCCAAGGAGTTCGCGGACGGCCGGACGGACCGGGACGGGCACTGGGACGCCCGGGCGGCGGTGAGCGACGACGCCGCGGAGGGCGTCGCCGCGTTCCTGGAGCGCCGGGCCCCCCGCTTCACCTGGACGACGTGAGGCGGTGACGCCCCGACCTGCGCCGGTGACGCCCCGGCCTACACCAGCGGGCTGTGCGCCCGCAGCCGGGCGACCAGCTCGGCGGGCGCCTTCTGCGGCGAACCGGCGTCATAGGGCGGCTGGGGGTCGTACTCGGTCATCAGCTGGACGGTCTGGGCGACCTCGTCCCCCGCGATCCTGCCGAGCAGGGTGAGGCCCATGTCGATCCCGGAGGACACCCCGGCCGCGGTGACGTACTTCCCGTCGAAGACGACCCGCTCCCCGGTGGGCTCGGCCCCGAACCGCGGCAGCTGGTCGAGGAACAGCCAGTGGCCGGCCGCCCGCCTCCCGTCGAGCAGCCCGGCGGCGGCGAGCAGCAGCGATCCGGTGCACACGGACGTGGTCCACGTGCTGGTGGCGTCGACGGCCTTCAGCCACTCCAGTACGGCGGGGTTCTTCATCTCCACCTCCGGGTGGGGCCCGCCGGGCACGATGACGATGTCGGGCCGGGTCACCTCGCCGAGCGCCTTGTCGGCGACGAGCGCGAGCGACCCGTTGTCCGTCCGCACGGGCCCGGGGCGCTCGGACACGAACACGACCTCGGCGTCCGGCAGCCGCCCGAGCGTGTCGAAGGGCCCGATGGCGTCGAGGGCGGTGAAGCGGTCGTAGAGCAGTACGGCGATCTGCATGGCTCCTCCGGAGCGGTGGTGGGTATGCGTTCTCTGTCTGGACTGTCTGGACTGTCTGTCCGGCCGGCCGGCCGGCTAAGGGGCCCGGGGTGCCCCGAACCGGCGGCGGTATTCCGTCGGGGGCTGGCCCAGCGTCTTCACGAAGGCCCGGCGCAGGGCCTCCGGCGTGCCGTACCCGCAGGCGCGGGCGACCTGGGCGATGCCCGAGGAGCCCTCCTCCAGCAGGCGCCGGGCGTGCTCCACCCGCACCCGCTCCACGTACCGCCCCGGGGTCACCCCGGTCTCCGTCTGGAAGGACCGGGCGAAGTGGCGCGGGGAGAGACGGGCCCGTGCGGCGAGCGCCTCGACGCTGAGGTCGCCGTCCGGATGTTCGGTGATCCACTGCTGCACGTCCCGCAGCGGCTCCCGCCGGGCCGTCTGGGCCGCCAGCTGCGCGCTGAACTGTGCCTGGTTGCCCGGCCTGTGCAGGAACACCACCAGATGCCGGGCGATCGTCAGAGCGACGTCCTTCCCGTGGTCCTCCTCCACCAGCGCGAGCGCGAGGTCGATCCCGGCCGTGACCCCGGCCGAGGTGGCCACCGGTCCGTCCCGCACGTAGATGGGGTCGGGCTCCACTTCCACGGCCGGGTAGTCGCGCGCCATCTGCTCGCACACGTACCAGTGCGTCGTCGCCCGCCGCCCGTCCAGCAGCCCGGCCTCGGCCAGCAGCAGTCCGCCCGTGCACACGGACACGAGCCGCTCCGCCCCACCCCCGTAGGTGCGCAGCCAGTCGGTGAGCCGCGGCTCGAAGTCGCCCGTGTACCGGCCCCCGGGCACCAGCAGTGTGGTCCCGGTGCCCGGCCGGGCGCTCTCCAGGTCTCCGTCCGGCACCAGCGTCAGCCCGCTGCTCGTACGGACCGGCGCACCTCCCGGCGACACCGTGCCGATCGTGTACCCGGGCAGCGCCGGGAACCCGGCCACGGCCGCGAACACCTCCACGGGGCCGGTCACGTCCAGGCTCTGCACCCCGTCGTAGAGGACGACGAGCACGTTTCGCAACGACATGACCCCATGGTGTGACGCGGGCCCCGATGGCCGCAATGACGTGCTTCCCACCTATTCGGCCATCCGGGGGACGTCCGCCCGCCCGGATAGGATCGGCACATCATGACTGCAACCCTCGTCGCCAAGAAGCTCACCGCCGCGCACGGTGAGCGCACGCTCTTCGCCGATCTCGACCTCGTCGTCGCCCCCGGTGACGTCATCGGCCTCGTCGGCGTGAACGGCGCCGGGAAGTCCACCCTGCTGCGCCTGCTCGCCGGGCTGGACACCCCCGAGACCGGGGAGCTGCGGCTCTCCCCGCCGACCGCCGCCGTCGGCCACCTCCCGCAGGAGCCGGAGCGCCGGCCGTCCGAGTCGGTCCGGGACTTCCTGGCCCGCCGTACGGGCGTGGCCGCCGCGCAGGCGGAGCTCGACGCGGCGACGCAGGGGCTGGTGGACGGCACGCCGGGCGCGGACGACGCGTACGCGACCGCGCTGGACCGGTGGCTGGACCTCGGCGGCGCCGATCTCGACGAGCGGGCGGAGGAGGTCGCCGCCGAGCTCGGTCCCATGGTGGGCCTGGACCTGCCCATGACGGCGCTCTCGGGCGGCCAGGCGGCCCGCGCGGGCCTCGCCTCGCTGCTGCTCTCCCGCTACGACGTCTTCCTCCTCGACGAGCCCACCAACGACCTGGACCTGGACGGTCTGGAGCGGCTGGAGCGGTTCGTCAAGGGGCTGCGCGCGGGCACGGTCGTCATCAGCCACGACCGCGAGTTCCTGACGCGGACCGTCACCAAGGTCCTCGAACTCGACCTGGCCCAGCAGCAGATCAACCTCTACGGCGGCGGCTACGACGCGTACCTGGAGGAGCGCGATCGCGCCCGCGACCACGCCCGCGAGGAGTTCGAGGAGTACGCGGGCAAGAAGTCGGCCCTGGAGGGCCGGGCCCAGATGCAGCGCAACTGGATGGACAAGGGCGTGCGCAACGCCCGCCGCAAGGCCTCCGACAACGACAAGATCGGCAAGAACCTGCGCGGCGAGTCCAGCGAGAAGCAGGCCGCCAAGGCCCGCCAGACGCAGCGCGCGATCGAGCGGCTGGAGGTCGTGGACGAGCCCCGCAAGGAGTGGGAGCTGCGCATGGAGATCGCGGCGGCCCCGCGCTCCGGCTCGGTCGTGGCCACCCTGCGCGAAGCGGCCGTCAAGCGGGGCGGCTTCACCTTCGGCCCGGCCAGCCTGCAGATCGACTGGGCGGACCGGGTGGCGATCACCGGGGCCAACGGCGCCGGCAAGTCCACCCTCCTCGCGGTCCTGTTGGGCCGGCTGACCCCGGACTCGGGCTCCGCCACCCTCGGCTCCGGCGTCCTGGTCGGCGAAGTGGACCAGGCCCGCGGCCTGTTCCTCGGCGACGAACCGCTGCTGGAGGCCTTCTGCGCGGCGGTCCCGGAGACCGAACCGGCCGAAGTGCGCACCCTGCTGGCCAAGTTCGGCCTCAAGGCGGCCCACGTGCTGCGCCCCGCGGCCACCCTCTCCCCCGGCGAGCGCACCCGCGCCGCGCTGGCCCTGCTCCAGGGCCGCGGGGTGAACCTGCTGGTCCTCGACGAGCCCACCAACCACCTCGACCTCCCGGCGATCGAGCAGCTGGAGTCCGCCCTCGACGCCTACGAGGGCACCCTCCTCCTGGTCACCCACGACCGCCGCATGCTCGACGCGGTCTCGGTGACCCGCCGCCTCCGGGTCGAGGACGGCAAGGTCACCGAGCTGTAGCGGCGGCCGCGCGGGCACACCGCTCGCGTGCCCCGCGCACCCGCCCGGCGGCCTCCTCGTCGCCGGGCGGCAGCCATGCGGCGAGCAGCTCGCCCGCCGTGCCCGGCTCCGCCCGGGGGCGGACCGGGTCGCCGCGCTCCCGGACCGGCACGCGCACGAGCGTCGCGAACGCCTCGGGCGGGCGGCCGGTGGACAGCTGCCGGACGGTGCCGACGGCAAACCCACTGGAGACGCCGTCCGGGGCGTCCACGGCCTCGCACACCAGGCCGCGTATCCGCTCGCCGCGCTCGTCGAGTCCCCGCAGTCTCTGCTCCGCGTCCCGGCGCGGGATGCCGAGCGTCGCGCACCGCGAGGGCGGCCCCCCGCAAGTGGTACGTGCCTGCCGCGAGTTCGTAGACCTCGATGACCGGGAGGCCGGACCTCAGTGCCCGCGGGCCCGGTCCACGGGCGGGGTTATCCGGCCTGGTCCGCCGGGGCCCGGCGGGTGCGGGCCATCCTGCGGGCCACGAACGTGCGCGGGAGGTGCCGGGCCGCCAGGGCGTACGCCCGGTAGCGGCGGCCGGTGATGCTGACCGGGCGGCGCAGGGCCAGGTCCTTCAGCGCCCGGGCGACCACGGCCTCCGGTTCCAGCCACACCGCGTCGCGCAGCGCGCTGACGTCCATGCCGGCGCGCTCCTGGAACTCGGTGCGGGTGAAGCCGGGGACCACCGCCAGGACCCGGACCCCGTACGGCTCCATGTCCACCCGGAGCGACTCGCTGAAGGCGGTGATCCAGGCCTTGGCGGCCCCGTAGGTGCCGGTCGGCAGGAGCCCCGCCACCGAGGAGACGTTGAGGACCGCGCCGCGGCGGCGCTCTCGCAGGCCCGGCAGGACGGCGTGAGTGAGTCGCAGCGGGACCTTCACGAGCAGGTCGAGCATCCGCTCCTCGTCCTGGACCGGGCTGTACGGGAAGGGCGCGGGCAGCCCGAATCCCGCGTTGTTGACCAGCATGTCCACGGGCCTGGACCGGTCGGCGAGCCGCTCGGCGACCGCCGCGCAGTCCCCCGGATCGAGCAGGTCGGCGGGCAGCACCTCGCACACGGTGCCGTACTCGCGGCCCAGTTGCCCGGCGACGTCCTCGAGCCGCTCCTTGTCGCGGGCGACGAGGACCAGGTCGCAGCCCTTGGCCGCGAAGCCGCGGGCGAAGGCCGCGCCCAGTCCGGCGCTCGCCCCGGTGATCAGTACGGTGGTTCCTGCGGTCGTCAAGACGGCTTCACTTCCTCGTGCGGGCAGAGGTGGTGGTGGCGGGCGCGGCGTACGCCTGGGCGACGTCGACGAGGAACCGGGCCTCGTCCGCCAGGTCCCCGCCCTCCCGGGAGGTGTGGATCGAGGCGGGCAGCTCCAGCGCGGCGGCCTCGCCCTGCTGCCCGGGCAGTCCGTCGAGCTTCGCCCGGCGCGCCTCCTGCAGTACGCGGGCCAGCGCGGCCGCGGTGCGCCGCTGTTCGGGGACCCCCTGTCCGGCGGCCTGGCCGCGGGCACGCTCCAGGGCGCCCGGGGCCGCGTACTCCCCCAGGATCAGGATCGCGTCGCGCGTCTCGATGACCTTGCGGTACACCAGCAGGTTGCGCGGGACCGGCGGCCACAGCAGCTCCACCACCCGCCCGGCGCGCGGCTTGTTGAGGGCCACGTGCGGGACTGCTTCGACCAGGTCGCGCCAGAGCGGCCACAGCCGCCAGGCGGTGGCGGTGTCGGCGGCGGTGCGGCGGAGGGTGAAGAGGGTGGGCACGAGGATCGCGGCGGCGCGCAGCAGGCCGTGCAGGTTCATCAGCAGCGGGAGGGCGGGCATCGCCCAGGTGCTGCCGAACAGGGCCTTGAGCAGGTACGCCAGCCAGAACAGTCCGGCGAGGGCGGTACCGAGGCCGAACAGGCGCAGTCCGGCGGCAAGGCCCCGGCTCTCGGTGCGCCGGCTGTAGCGCCAGCACAGGGACACGCAGACGGTGTTGGCGATGACGTGGGCGGAGATCAGCACCAGCCAGTACGCGAGGGAGGGCACCGGGTCGCCGACCGGTGGCATGGTGTGGGTCCCGTGGCCGGGTGCGGCCGCGTCCAGGGCCAGGAGCGCGCCCAGCCACGCCACCGTGGCCATCCAGGAGGCGAGTTGGAGCCGGCGGCCACGGGTGGTGGCGGCGACGAAGTAGAGCACGGCGCCCGCCGACAGCACGCCGATGAGGTTGCGGACGAGGCCGATGGTGTGGGCGTAGCCCGCCCCGCGGTTCATCGCGTAGGCGACCAGGTCCGGGAGGTTCAGGGTCATCGCGGCGGCGGCGGTGGCGACGGCCAGCCACAGGCCGCGCTGCTGGGGTGAGCGCAGGGCTCCGGGGGCGCGGAGCAGGACGGCGGCCCACAGGCACACCACGCTGGGGACGGCGAGCCAGTTGCCGAAGGCGGTGAGGTCAGCTCCCATCGTTGCCCCACTCGTAGCCCATGGCCGACTCCAGCCGGGCCAGGGTGCCCCGGTCCCGGTCCGCCGGGCGCGGGCCGGCGTTCACCGTGCGGATGCGGATCATGCTCGCGAGCATCTCCGCCTCCTGCTCCTGGCGGGTGGTGTAGTTGGTGCGCCCGAGCACGGTGGGGGCGTCGCCGTCGGTCTCCTCGCCCTCCAGCGAGTGGTGTCCGAAGAGGATGTGGCCGAGCTCGTGGAGGACGATGTGCTCCCGGTGCAGCGGGGTGGTCTGCGCCTCGTAGAAGACGTAGTCGACGCTCGCCGTGCCCACCCACAGTCCGCACACTCCGGACTCCGCCGCCTCCTTGGGGAGCGGGTGGAGGCGGATGGGGCGGCCGCGCTGCTCGGCTATCCGGTTGCACAGCACGTCGAGGGAGAACGGGTGGGTCAGATCCAGATGGCCGAGAATGTTCTCGCACCTTTTACGAATGCTGAGTTGCCGGTGGGACATGTGATCCCTCTTCGGACCCTTTCCGGGGCAGCGTCGGTAGGCGTGCGTGGGCATGGGCATGACGTCCTGTGCCTTCAAGGCGGCCTCGGGGAATGCGGGTCCTGAGGGGGAACACGGAAGCCCGTCCGCCGGATGACGAACGGGCGTTCCACCATGCCTACAGATCTTGTACGCGAGTTGGCAAGGAAAGTCCCCAGGTGGGGAACCTATTCGGCCACTGCGTACGAAGACCCTGACGCGCCGGGTGGCTGCAAGCCGCCCCTGACGTGCCTACCGCTTGCGGCCCTCCTCGGGGGCCGTGAGGCCCGCGCGGCGCAGCGCGTCCGCCATCGCGCTGTTCGCGGGGGCGGGGGCACCACCGCCGCCCTGGCGCCGGCCCTGACCGCCCTGACCGCCCTGGCCCTGACCGCCCTGGCCCTGCCCCTGACGCTGGCCGCCCTGGCCGCGCTCGCCCTGGCTCCTGCCGCCCTCGCGGGCGCCGCCGCCCCCGCCACGCTGCTGCGGGGGACGGCCGCCGCCGGAGCCGCCGCCCCGCCGGTCCTCGCGCTGCCTGGGGGCTCCCGCGCCGCGCTCCGCCCCGGCCTCGTCCTCCAGCCGCAGGGTCAGCGAGATCCGCTTGCGCGGGATGTCCACGTCCATGACCTTCACGCGGACGATGTCGCCCGGCTTGACCACGTCCCGCGGGTCCTTGACGAAGGTCTTCGACAGCGCCGAGACGTGCGCCAGGCCGTCCTGGTGGACGCCGATGTCGATGAAGGCGCCGAAGGCGGCCACATTGGTGACCACGCCCTCCAGGATCATCCCGGGGGCCAGGTCGCCGATCTTCTCCACGCCCTCCTTGAAGGTGGCGGTCTTGAAGGCGGGACGCGGGTCTCGGCCCGGCTTCTCCAGCTCGCGCAGGATGTCGGTGACCGTCGGCAGTCCGAAGGCCTCGGTGACGAACTGCTCGGGGCGCAGGGACCGCAGGACGGCGGTGTTGCCGACCAGGGCCGCGACCTCGCCGCCGGCCGTCTTCCCCATGGCCCGGACCACCGGGTACGCCTCGGGGTGCACGGCGGAGGAGTCCAGCGGGTCGTCCCCGCCGCGGATCCGCAGGAAGCCCGCGCACTGCTCGTACGCCTTCGGGCCGAGGCGGGCCACGTCCTTGAGCCCCTTGCGGTTGCGGAAGGGGCCGTTGGCGTCGCGGTGGGCCACGATGTTCTCGGCGAGGCCGCCGCTGATGCCCGAGACGCGCGAAAGCAGCGGCGCGGAGGCGGTGTTGACGTCCACGCCGACGCCGTTCACGCAGTCCTCGACCACCGCGTCGAGCGAGCGCGAGAGCTTCACCTCGGAGAGGTCGTGCTGGTACTGGCCGACACCGATCGACTTCGGGTCGATCTTGACCAGCTCGGCGAGCGGGTCCTGCAGGCGGCGGGCGATGGAGACGGCGCCGCGCAGCGACACGTCCATGCCGGGCAGTTCCTGCGAGGCGAAGGCCGAGGCCGAGTACACGGAGGCGCCCGCCTCCGAGACCATCACCTTGGTGAGCCCCAGCTCGGGGTGGCGCGTGATGAGGTCCCCGGCGAGCTTGTCGGTCTCGCGGGAGGCCGTGCCGTTGCCGATGGCGACCAGCTCGACCGCGTGCTCCTTCGCGAGGCGGGCCAGCTTGGCGAGGGACTCGTCCCACTTGTTGGCGGGCACGTGCGGGTAGATCACGTCCGTGGCCACGACCTTGCCCGTGGCGTCCACGACGGCGACCTTCACACCGGTACGGAAGCCCGGGTCCAGGCCGAGCGTGGCCCGGGTGCCGGCGGGCGCCGCGAGCAGCAGGTCGCGCAGGTTCGACGCGAAGACCCGTACGGCCTCGTCCTCGGCGGCCTGGCGCAGCCGCATCCGCAGGTCGATGCCGAGGTGCACCTGGATCTTCGTACGCCAGGCCCAGCGGACCGTGTCGGCCAGCCACTTGTCGCCCGGCCGGCCGCGGTCGTTCACCCCGAAGCGGCGGGCGATCATGCCCTCGTACGTGGAGGGGCCGGGCGTGGCCGTGTCATCGAGCTCCTCGGGCTCCAGGT
Above is a genomic segment from Streptomyces sp. NBC_01233 containing:
- a CDS encoding Tex family protein; protein product: MTMSIEGRIAEELGVRERQVKAAVELLDGGSTVPFIARYRKEATEMLDDAQLRTLEERLRYLRELEDRRAAILDSVREQGKLDAELEARINAADTKARLEDIYLPFKPKRRTKAQIAREAGLEPLAQGLLADPSVEPAAAAAAFVDADKGVADPAAALEGARAILTERFGEDADLIGELRERMWGRGRLAAKVREGKEEAGAKFADYFDFAEPFTALPSHRVLAMLRGEKEDVLDLNLEPEELDDTATPGPSTYEGMIARRFGVNDRGRPGDKWLADTVRWAWRTKIQVHLGIDLRMRLRQAAEDEAVRVFASNLRDLLLAAPAGTRATLGLDPGFRTGVKVAVVDATGKVVATDVIYPHVPANKWDESLAKLARLAKEHAVELVAIGNGTASRETDKLAGDLITRHPELGLTKVMVSEAGASVYSASAFASQELPGMDVSLRGAVSIARRLQDPLAELVKIDPKSIGVGQYQHDLSEVKLSRSLDAVVEDCVNGVGVDVNTASAPLLSRVSGISGGLAENIVAHRDANGPFRNRKGLKDVARLGPKAYEQCAGFLRIRGGDDPLDSSAVHPEAYPVVRAMGKTAGGEVAALVGNTAVLRSLRPEQFVTEAFGLPTVTDILRELEKPGRDPRPAFKTATFKEGVEKIGDLAPGMILEGVVTNVAAFGAFIDIGVHQDGLAHVSALSKTFVKDPRDVVKPGDIVRVKVMDVDIPRKRISLTLRLEDEAGAERGAGAPRQREDRRGGGSGGGRPPQQRGGGGGAREGGRSQGERGQGGQRQGQGQGGQGQGGQGGQGRRQGGGGAPAPANSAMADALRRAGLTAPEEGRKR
- a CDS encoding GlxA family transcriptional regulator, giving the protein MSLRNVLVVLYDGVQSLDVTGPVEVFAAVAGFPALPGYTIGTVSPGGAPVRTSSGLTLVPDGDLESARPGTGTTLLVPGGRYTGDFEPRLTDWLRTYGGGAERLVSVCTGGLLLAEAGLLDGRRATTHWYVCEQMARDYPAVEVEPDPIYVRDGPVATSAGVTAGIDLALALVEEDHGKDVALTIARHLVVFLHRPGNQAQFSAQLAAQTARREPLRDVQQWITEHPDGDLSVEALAARARLSPRHFARSFQTETGVTPGRYVERVRVEHARRLLEEGSSGIAQVARACGYGTPEALRRAFVKTLGQPPTEYRRRFGAPRAP
- a CDS encoding SDR family NAD(P)-dependent oxidoreductase; the encoded protein is MTTAGTTVLITGASAGLGAAFARGFAAKGCDLVLVARDKERLEDVAGQLGREYGTVCEVLPADLLDPGDCAAVAERLADRSRPVDMLVNNAGFGLPAPFPYSPVQDEERMLDLLVKVPLRLTHAVLPGLRERRRGAVLNVSSVAGLLPTGTYGAAKAWITAFSESLRVDMEPYGVRVLAVVPGFTRTEFQERAGMDVSALRDAVWLEPEAVVARALKDLALRRPVSITGRRYRAYALAARHLPRTFVARRMARTRRAPADQAG
- a CDS encoding ABC-F family ATP-binding cassette domain-containing protein, giving the protein MTATLVAKKLTAAHGERTLFADLDLVVAPGDVIGLVGVNGAGKSTLLRLLAGLDTPETGELRLSPPTAAVGHLPQEPERRPSESVRDFLARRTGVAAAQAELDAATQGLVDGTPGADDAYATALDRWLDLGGADLDERAEEVAAELGPMVGLDLPMTALSGGQAARAGLASLLLSRYDVFLLDEPTNDLDLDGLERLERFVKGLRAGTVVISHDREFLTRTVTKVLELDLAQQQINLYGGGYDAYLEERDRARDHAREEFEEYAGKKSALEGRAQMQRNWMDKGVRNARRKASDNDKIGKNLRGESSEKQAAKARQTQRAIERLEVVDEPRKEWELRMEIAAAPRSGSVVATLREAAVKRGGFTFGPASLQIDWADRVAITGANGAGKSTLLAVLLGRLTPDSGSATLGSGVLVGEVDQARGLFLGDEPLLEAFCAAVPETEPAEVRTLLAKFGLKAAHVLRPAATLSPGERTRAALALLQGRGVNLLVLDEPTNHLDLPAIEQLESALDAYEGTLLLVTHDRRMLDAVSVTRRLRVEDGKVTEL
- a CDS encoding DJ-1/PfpI family protein, translated to MQIAVLLYDRFTALDAIGPFDTLGRLPDAEVVFVSERPGPVRTDNGSLALVADKALGEVTRPDIVIVPGGPHPEVEMKNPAVLEWLKAVDATSTWTTSVCTGSLLLAAAGLLDGRRAAGHWLFLDQLPRFGAEPTGERVVFDGKYVTAAGVSSGIDMGLTLLGRIAGDEVAQTVQLMTEYDPQPPYDAGSPQKAPAELVARLRAHSPLV
- a CDS encoding enoyl-CoA hydratase/isomerase family protein; this translates as MDADLDATLLHTVADGVATVVISHPAKRNAMTASMWRALPELLTGLARDPAVRALVLTGAGPTFCAGADISSLTGDEDPRALAVTAEEALAAFPKPTLAAVRGFCVGGGSQLAAACDLRFAEEGASFGVTPAKLGIVYPASSTRRLASLVGPAWAKYLLFSAELIGADQALRAGFLNELLPAGQLDKRVAEFTRILASRSQLTQAAAKEFADGRTDRDGHWDARAAVSDDAAEGVAAFLERRAPRFTWTT
- a CDS encoding MAB_1171c family putative transporter — encoded protein: MGADLTAFGNWLAVPSVVCLWAAVLLRAPGALRSPQQRGLWLAVATAAAAMTLNLPDLVAYAMNRGAGYAHTIGLVRNLIGVLSAGAVLYFVAATTRGRRLQLASWMATVAWLGALLALDAAAPGHGTHTMPPVGDPVPSLAYWLVLISAHVIANTVCVSLCWRYSRRTESRGLAAGLRLFGLGTALAGLFWLAYLLKALFGSTWAMPALPLLMNLHGLLRAAAILVPTLFTLRRTAADTATAWRLWPLWRDLVEAVPHVALNKPRAGRVVELLWPPVPRNLLVYRKVIETRDAILILGEYAAPGALERARGQAAGQGVPEQRRTAAALARVLQEARRAKLDGLPGQQGEAAALELPASIHTSREGGDLADEARFLVDVAQAYAAPATTTSARTRK